From Phycisphaerae bacterium, one genomic window encodes:
- a CDS encoding DUF2961 domain-containing protein, producing MMRRMRNAWWYAGVVAMVGVAAGYVSPVPAMADTMEQLAAPKEGRSMRATSTARLKGKPDECDPNSNSDNRTIKPGQTHVLMDEKGPGAITHIWVTFLGPEPQNWAPQGAANHQEMLLRIFYDGDERPGVEAPVGDFFANCFGERRSVVSIPVIVEDADSYNCFWRMPFRKSCRVEITNQSEDKNIALLYYNIDWVKLDRLSEDTPYFYAQYKQEYPVEQG from the coding sequence ATGATGCGACGAATGCGGAATGCGTGGTGGTATGCGGGTGTTGTGGCGATGGTGGGTGTGGCGGCGGGGTATGTATCGCCGGTTCCGGCGATGGCCGACACGATGGAGCAATTGGCCGCCCCGAAGGAAGGGCGGAGCATGCGGGCGACATCCACGGCTCGTCTGAAAGGCAAGCCCGACGAGTGCGACCCCAACAGCAACAGTGACAACCGCACGATCAAGCCCGGGCAGACGCACGTGCTGATGGACGAGAAAGGACCGGGTGCCATAACCCATATCTGGGTGACCTTCCTCGGCCCTGAGCCGCAGAACTGGGCCCCCCAGGGTGCCGCCAACCACCAGGAGATGCTTCTGCGGATCTTCTACGATGGCGACGAGCGGCCGGGTGTCGAGGCCCCGGTGGGCGATTTCTTCGCCAACTGCTTTGGCGAACGCCGGTCGGTGGTCAGTATCCCGGTGATTGTCGAGGATGCCGACTCGTACAACTGCTTCTGGCGGATGCCCTTCCGGAAGTCCTGCCGGGTTGAGATCACCAACCAGAGCGAGGACAAGAACATCGCTCTGCTGTACTACAACATTGACTGGGTCAAGCTGGACAGGCTGTCTGAGGACACCCCCTACTTTTACGCCCAGTACAAGCAGGAGTATCCGGTGGAGCAGGGCAA